From a single Cytophagales bacterium WSM2-2 genomic region:
- a CDS encoding RNA polymerase sigma factor RpoE, whose amino-acid sequence MEFEEAPRQHYSESEKQDIFNNEFMPHIHSMYNFGYRLTLDRDDAKDLVQDTYLKAYRFIESFQKGTNAKAWLFRILKNSFINDYRKKSKEPAKVDYQEVETYYNSEEVDRQITPDLRVESLKDMIGDEISNALNSLDVDFRTVIILCDLEGFKYEEMAKILDIPIGTVRSRLHRARNLLKEKLKSYAKSMGYNNA is encoded by the coding sequence ATGGAATTCGAAGAAGCACCCCGGCAGCATTATTCTGAGAGTGAAAAGCAGGACATTTTCAATAACGAGTTCATGCCTCATATTCACTCGATGTACAATTTCGGGTATCGTCTTACGCTCGATCGCGATGACGCCAAAGACCTCGTTCAGGACACCTATCTCAAGGCTTATCGCTTTATAGAATCATTCCAGAAAGGAACTAATGCCAAAGCATGGCTGTTCCGCATTTTGAAGAACAGCTTTATAAATGACTACCGGAAGAAGAGCAAGGAGCCTGCGAAGGTAGATTATCAGGAAGTTGAGACTTATTATAATTCAGAGGAAGTTGACAGGCAGATCACACCCGATTTGCGAGTAGAGTCGCTGAAAGATATGATCGGGGATGAGATCAGCAATGCCCTCAATTCTCTCGATGTTGATTTTCGGACAGTGATTATTCTGTGCGACCTCGAAGGTTTTAAATACGAAGAGATGGCAAAGATATTGGACATTCCTATCGGCACAGTACGCAGTCGCCTGCACCGTGCACGCAATCTCCTCAAAGAAAAATTGAAGTCGTACGCAAAATCGATGGGTTACAACAACGCATAA
- a CDS encoding twitching motility protein PilT — MKSSVFLDTNVVLDIVLERPSFLEHAKQILELCDDHKITLFTSALTVVNCAYFSKKFDRNPTMTVDSLLKWFEIIDLKKGHIESSRLSKFKDFEDGLQFFAAKEIRGIDYIVTRDESDFKASSIPVLSPKKFLLTVQK; from the coding sequence ATGAAAAGTTCCGTTTTTCTCGACACGAATGTCGTCTTAGATATTGTTTTAGAAAGACCCAGTTTCCTGGAGCACGCGAAGCAAATCCTCGAACTATGCGATGATCATAAAATAACCTTATTCACTTCAGCACTCACGGTTGTCAATTGCGCCTACTTCTCTAAGAAATTTGATCGAAACCCTACGATGACAGTGGACTCTTTATTGAAGTGGTTTGAGATTATCGATTTAAAGAAAGGGCACATTGAAAGTTCACGCTTATCAAAATTCAAAGACTTCGAAGATGGTCTTCAGTTTTTCGCTGCAAAAGAAATAAGAGGTATTGATTACATTGTTACGAGAGACGAAAGTGATTTTAAAGCATCATCGATTCCTGTATTAAGCCCAAAAAAATTCCTGCTAACGGTCCAAAAATGA
- the gmk gene encoding guanylate kinase — MPGKAIIFSAPSGSGKTTIVHHLLSQNPDLGFSISAATRDKRGRKEENGKDYYFLSPEEFKHKIDNDEFVEWEEVYAGNFYGTLKSEIQRVWDSGKNVIFDVDVKGGINLKKYFGDKALAIFVKVPSLDVLKQRLDDRGTESEESLSRRLFKANFEMSFQDKFDEVLINEDLEHSLAEAQRLYDKFKSQS, encoded by the coding sequence ATGCCGGGTAAAGCGATTATTTTCTCTGCACCCTCCGGTTCCGGTAAAACTACGATTGTTCATCACCTGCTCTCCCAAAATCCAGATTTAGGTTTCTCTATTTCCGCAGCTACCCGCGATAAGCGTGGTCGCAAGGAAGAAAACGGGAAAGATTATTATTTCCTGTCTCCGGAAGAATTCAAACACAAGATCGATAACGATGAGTTTGTAGAGTGGGAAGAAGTGTATGCCGGAAATTTTTATGGCACTTTGAAATCCGAAATCCAACGCGTTTGGGATAGTGGTAAAAACGTAATCTTCGATGTCGATGTGAAGGGTGGCATCAATCTTAAAAAATATTTTGGTGACAAAGCATTAGCGATTTTTGTAAAGGTGCCGTCCCTGGATGTTCTGAAACAACGCCTGGATGATCGCGGCACGGAATCTGAAGAGAGTCTGTCACGCAGATTGTTTAAAGCCAATTTTGAGATGTCTTTTCAGGATAAGTTTGACGAGGTGCTCATAAACGAAGATTTGGAACATTCACTGGCAGAAGCGCAACGTCTGTATGATAAGTTTAAATCCCAATCTTGA
- the ltd gene encoding L-threonine 3-dehydrogenase: MKKTKILLIGAGGQLGAELTQGLWKIYGQENVIASDIKDASGVLKEGPYEKFDVMQRDKLFELIKKNEITQVYHLAALLSATGEKDPRWAWKLNMESLLFVLEAAHELKLHKVYWPSSIAAFGPTTPKQDTPQDTIMDPTTVYGITKLAGELWCEYYFRRYGVDVRSLRYPGLIGWKTPPGGGTTDYAVDIYFKAVKDKKYECFLSPDTYLPMMYMDDAVKATIDLMEAPAEKVKVRTSYNISAMSFCPAQIASTIKKHIPDFSITYQPDFRQSIADSWPKSIDDSPARKDWGWQHQFGLEEMTEDILKNIR, encoded by the coding sequence ATGAAGAAGACAAAAATTCTTTTGATAGGCGCTGGAGGTCAGCTAGGGGCAGAGCTAACTCAAGGCCTTTGGAAAATTTATGGGCAGGAAAATGTAATAGCTTCTGACATCAAAGACGCATCCGGAGTTTTGAAAGAAGGCCCCTATGAAAAGTTTGATGTGATGCAACGCGACAAGCTTTTCGAATTGATCAAGAAAAACGAAATCACACAAGTCTATCATCTCGCTGCCCTTCTTTCGGCTACAGGCGAAAAAGATCCTCGTTGGGCATGGAAATTGAATATGGAAAGTTTGCTTTTTGTTTTGGAAGCGGCTCATGAATTAAAACTTCATAAGGTTTATTGGCCCAGTTCTATCGCTGCATTCGGGCCGACAACTCCAAAGCAAGACACCCCGCAAGACACCATCATGGATCCCACTACGGTCTATGGTATCACTAAACTCGCCGGTGAACTTTGGTGCGAATATTATTTCAGGAGATATGGTGTAGACGTGCGGAGCTTAAGATACCCGGGACTGATCGGCTGGAAGACGCCTCCTGGCGGAGGAACAACAGACTATGCGGTCGATATTTATTTCAAGGCTGTCAAAGACAAGAAATACGAATGCTTCCTTTCTCCTGACACTTATTTGCCCATGATGTATATGGACGATGCCGTGAAAGCCACTATCGATTTAATGGAGGCCCCGGCAGAAAAAGTGAAAGTGCGTACCAGCTACAACATCAGCGCGATGAGTTTTTGCCCGGCTCAGATTGCATCTACAATCAAAAAGCATATCCCCGACTTCTCAATCACTTACCAGCCCGATTTCCGCCAGTCAATAGCAGACTCGTGGCCCAAATCGATTGACGATTCACCGGCCCGCAAGGACTGGGGCTGGCAACATCAGTTTGGATTAGAGGAAATGACTGAGGATATTTTGAAAAATATCAGGTAA
- the kbl gene encoding 2-amino-3-ketobutyrate coenzyme A ligase, with amino-acid sequence MNKRLVAYGLKPVALPKSIKIMYKRLKPVLEQELTNIREAGLYKKERIITTPQAADIKTSDGKEVINFCANNYLGLSSHPRVTAAAKKAIDTHGFGMSSVRFICGTQDIHKELEKKISEFLHTEDTILYAAAFDANGGVFEPLLGEKDAIISDELNHASIIDGVRLCKAMRYRYKHNNMDDLKQQLEDARKAGANQIIIVTDGAFSMDGTIAQMDKICDLADQYEALVMTDECHSTGFLGKTGRGVPELRGVMDRVDIITGTLGKALGGASGGFTSGKKEIIELLRQRSRPYLFSNTLAPSIVGASIEIFNMLSETTALRDKLEQNTKFFREEMTKAGFDIKPGVHPIVPIMLYEAPLAQKFAERLLEKGIYVIGFFFPVVAKGQARIRVQISAGHERHHLEKAVKAFTEIGKELGVLK; translated from the coding sequence ATGAATAAAAGACTTGTGGCTTATGGCTTGAAGCCTGTAGCTTTGCCCAAAAGCATTAAGATCATGTACAAAAGACTGAAACCCGTTCTAGAACAAGAGTTAACCAACATTCGTGAAGCCGGCCTTTATAAGAAAGAAAGGATAATTACCACGCCACAGGCAGCGGACATAAAAACCAGTGACGGAAAAGAAGTGATCAATTTTTGCGCAAATAATTATCTCGGGTTGTCCTCTCATCCGCGCGTGACTGCTGCGGCAAAAAAAGCGATTGACACTCATGGGTTTGGCATGTCTTCGGTACGATTTATTTGTGGCACACAAGACATTCACAAAGAACTTGAAAAAAAGATTTCAGAATTCCTTCATACGGAAGACACCATATTGTATGCAGCCGCCTTTGATGCCAACGGAGGTGTATTTGAACCTTTGCTTGGTGAAAAAGATGCGATCATTTCAGATGAATTGAATCATGCCTCGATTATCGATGGTGTCCGTTTGTGCAAAGCCATGCGTTACCGCTACAAGCACAACAACATGGACGATCTTAAGCAACAATTGGAAGACGCTAGAAAAGCAGGCGCCAACCAAATCATCATTGTGACAGACGGAGCGTTCTCCATGGACGGAACAATCGCCCAGATGGATAAAATCTGCGACCTCGCCGATCAATATGAAGCTTTGGTTATGACAGACGAATGTCACTCCACAGGCTTTCTCGGCAAAACAGGTCGCGGTGTACCCGAGCTCAGGGGTGTGATGGATCGAGTTGATATCATCACGGGAACCTTGGGCAAAGCGCTTGGAGGAGCATCCGGTGGATTTACCTCTGGTAAGAAAGAAATTATCGAACTGCTTCGTCAGCGCTCTCGTCCTTATTTGTTTTCCAATACGCTTGCTCCATCCATTGTTGGCGCATCAATTGAAATATTCAACATGCTTTCGGAGACGACTGCTCTTCGCGACAAACTGGAGCAGAATACGAAATTCTTCCGTGAAGAAATGACAAAAGCGGGTTTCGATATCAAGCCTGGTGTACATCCGATTGTACCGATCATGCTATACGAAGCTCCGCTAGCCCAGAAATTTGCTGAACGCTTATTGGAAAAAGGAATTTACGTCATCGGGTTTTTCTTCCCGGTAGTAGCAAAAGGTCAGGCACGCATTCGAGTTCAAATCTCGGCAGGTCACGAAAGACATCACCTTGAAAAAGCCGTTAAAGCTTTCACCGAAATCGGAAAAGAGTTGGGTGTACTGAAATAA
- the nadD gene encoding putative nicotinate-nucleotide adenylyltransferase, which yields MKIGLYFGSFNPIHIGHLAIANVMAENTDLNKVWFIVSPQNPLKPSKGLLHEFDRYDMVKAATSDNYKFEVSDVEFNLPKPSYTIHTLAHLHERHPDKEFKVILGEDNLENFPRWKNYEQIIEQFGLYVYPRPHVTNSELKRHPKIKMVEAPLLDISATYIRDCIKNNKSIRYLVPEVVEQIIRSKGFYK from the coding sequence ATGAAAATCGGGCTCTACTTCGGCTCGTTCAATCCAATTCATATCGGTCATCTGGCTATTGCCAATGTCATGGCAGAGAATACCGATCTGAATAAAGTCTGGTTCATTGTTTCCCCGCAAAATCCGCTTAAGCCAAGCAAAGGTCTTCTTCACGAATTTGACCGTTACGACATGGTGAAGGCGGCAACCAGTGACAACTACAAATTTGAAGTGAGCGATGTGGAGTTTAATTTGCCCAAGCCAAGTTACACGATCCACACACTGGCTCATCTACACGAACGCCATCCTGACAAGGAGTTTAAGGTAATCCTAGGTGAAGACAATCTCGAAAATTTCCCGCGATGGAAAAATTACGAGCAGATCATAGAACAATTTGGCCTTTATGTTTACCCGAGGCCACATGTAACAAATTCGGAATTGAAACGTCATCCGAAAATAAAAATGGTTGAAGCCCCTTTGCTGGACATCTCCGCAACCTACATCCGCGACTGTATCAAGAACAATAAATCGATACGTTATCTCGTTCCGGAAGTCGTTGAGCAGATAATTCGCTCAAAAGGATTTTATAAATAA